DNA sequence from the Acidobacteriota bacterium genome:
AGGAACAGGATCGCCGAGATCAGCGTGCCAGCGTGGCCGATGCCGACCCAGAAGACGAAGTTGACGATCGCGAAGCCCCAGTTGACCGGGTTGTTCAGGCCCCAGATGCCGGTGCCCTCCCAGAACAGCCAGCCGATCGAAACCCCGAACAGGCCCAGCATCGCCAGCGACGGCAGGAAGAAGAGCCACCAGCCGATCGGCGTCTTCCGCTCGACCGGCTCTGCGACCGCTTCCGTCAGCGAACGGAAGTCGTAGCCGCCAACGATCAGCGGCGCACGTCCGGCGACGGGCTCGTGAGTGTTGTCCTGACTCTGTGCCATCGAGGGCGTAGAAGTAGGGCGGCGGTACCCTCAAGGGCGGCCGGGCCACGGATCGCGCGGAAGCTAACATCGGCCCCCATTCGGGTCAAGGAAACCAGCCGGCCGAAGCCGAATCCCGAGGTCGGGAGCGAGAGACGCGCGTAGAATCGCGTGTCATGACCGATCTCAAGCATTCTCTCCGCGGATTCCTGTTTCCTGTCCTTGGGTTGCTCGTCGTCGCGTCGGCCGGCTGCGGCGGTGACGCGGGCAGCGATCCGCCGCCGGAACCGGCCGCCGAGGCCCCGCCGACAGAGCCGCTCGGCAGCAGCACGATCGCCGGCGCCGTCCGCTACGACGGCGACCTGCCCCGGTTGCAACCCCTGAACATGGACGCCGACCCGGCCTGCGCCGCCAAGCACACCGAACCCGTCTTCCCCGAGACTCTCGACGTCGACGAACAGGCCGGGCTGGCCAACGTCCTGGTCTACGTCGCCGACAACCTTCCCCCGGGGCCGTACCCCCTGGCGGAGCCTCCGGTGATCGACCAGGTGGGCTGCCGCTACACACCCCACGTCGCCGGCATCATGGTCGGCCAGGAACTCCTGGTCCTGAACTCCGATGAACTGCTGCACAACGTCCATTCGCTGTCCGAGGTCAACGCGCCCTTCAACCGCGCGATGCCGGGGGCCATCAAGCGCGCCACCTTCTCCTTCACCGACGAGGAGCCGGCGTTCCGCATCAAGTGCGACGTTCACCCGTGGATGTCGACCTACCTGGCGGTGTTCGACCATCCCTACTTCGCCGTCACCGGAACGGACGGCTCGTTCGAGATTCCCGGGCTCCCGGCCGGCACCTACACGATCGAGGCCTGGCACGAACGTCTAGGCACGATGCGGTCCGGCGTCACCCTGCTCGACGGCCTCACCGCCACGGTCGATCTCACGTTCGCGCAGCCGGAGTCGCCGGCGGCTCAGTGACGGGCTGACTGCGGCGCCCGGTCAGGACTCGAGCGTCCGCCACAGCTCGGCGAGGGCCTCGTCCGGATCGTCGACCTTGATCGTCGTCATGCCGAGAGCCCGCGCCGTCTTCAGGTTCGATCCGATGTCGTCGAGGAACACCGCTTCCCGCGGCTCGACGCCGAGCCGGGAGCACGCCAGTTCGTAGATCGCCGGGTCCGGCTTGCGCAGGCCGACCACGCTCGATTCGACGTAGTCGTGGAACAAGGCGCGGACCTCGGCCCGCATCGCTGCGTCCTCCGCATTCTTCGGTTCGCGTTCCTCCTCGCTGACCCAGTTGTTGGTCAGCGCCGCCACCGTGTAGCCCTCCGCCCGCAGCCGCCGTATCGCCTCGACCATCCGCGGCCGCGCCATCGATTCCTCGGCGATCGCCGCCATCATGTCCTCGGCCGAGAAGCGCCCGGCGACCGCCGGATCGGCCGCCTCGACGTCGCGGTCAAAGGCGGCGAAGAACTCCGGCCCCATGACGAGTTCGCCGCGCTCCATCCGCTGCCAGGAACCTGCCGGCCCGGCCGACACGACCAGGCGGTTGACGAAGTTCTCCTCGATCCCATTCTCCAGCTCATAACGGCGGATCGCATGCAGGGGCGAGCCGAAGACGACGCCGCCGAGGTCGAAGATGACTGCTCGGTATTCCACTAGCCAATCCTCCAACGGCTCGCCCCGGGGCGAGCCGCGGCAACCCGGCAGATGACGCCGCCGAGGTCGAAGATGACCGCTCGGTACTTCATTCGCGTCTCATTTCGGTGAAGCGATTCCCCTAGCGCAGCAGCGTCCGCGGCAACGGCGGGAAGCCGTCCGGCGCCGGCGCGACTCCGGAGACCAGGGCCTGCTCATCGCGCCAGCGGTAGTCGAGGATGTGGATCCTCGGGTCGACGGGTTCGTAGCTTCCATCGTTCCGGCGGCGGAGGATGCCATAGTGCAGGTTCGGTTCGACGCTCCAGCCGGTCATCCCCACCGTCCCGATCCTCTGGCCGCGCTCGACTCGCTGTCCGGCGCGAACCTCGGTCTCTTCCAGGTGCCCGTAGACCGTGATGAAACCGTCGCCGTGGCGGATTCCCAGCATGCGGCCGTAGCGTCTCCACGCGGGTCCCAGGGCGGTACCGCGACCCGCGAAGGTCACCCGCCCGGCGGCGGTTGCCCGGACCGGCGCGCCGGCCGGGGCCGCCAGATCGATCCCGTGGTGGAACTCGGCGACCGAAGTCACGCGGTTCGTGGTCTCGCCGAAGGGGGCCACCAGAACGAAGTCGTCGCCGCGCAGCGGGGACGCCGACGGGGTGAACTGGACCAGGTCAGGCCGCTCTGTCTCGACGCCGACCGCGGCTTCCAGGCGACCGGCGAGGCGCCCGATGACACCCTCGACATCCTCTTCGATCGCCTCTCGCACCTCCCGGGTCTCCTCTGCGGAGATCGTCGCTCCCGGCGCGATTCCAAGATCGACCGGCAGTCCGCAGGCAGCAGCAGCCCCCTCGACGCCGTAGGCGAGAACCACCTTGCAGAGACGGTCGTCGAGATCGGAAGCCACGGCGCGCATCTCCTCGTAGCGTCCGGTGAGCGCCTCGAATCTCTCGCCGACACGCAGGCGCGCCTCGACCAGTTCGACCTCATCGGCGCGGAACAACTCGAGCCCCACCAACGTCGGCGCCGCGGCGACGGCGTTGACGAAGTAGGCGAGGAACACGACGGTCAGGGAGACGACGAGCTGCAGCCGCAGCTTCGTGACCCTCATGTAGCGCACATTGCCGCGCGGGCCGTGAACCTGGATCTCCCAGAGGCTGTAGTTGCCGCCAGGGCGCCGGTCAGCCATCACGTCCCGCCGCTCCGGCGCCGGCCATCCGGCCGAAGACCGCGCCGGCCGTCAGGCCGGAACCGCCGGGGTAGTTGTCATAGAACAGGCCTCCAACCAGTTCGCCGGCCGCGAACAGGCCCGGTAGCGCTCCGCCCGCCTCGTCCAGGACCCGCGCCCTGGCGTCCACCGACAGACCGCCGAAGGTGAACGTGATGCCGCAGGTGACGGCGTACGCCTCGAAGGGCGGCTGCTCGAGCGGATTGGCCCAGTTCGACTTCTCCGGGTCGAGACCGCGGGTCGATCTTCCGTCCCGGACGCTGGGATCGAAGGGCACGTCCCGCCGCACGGCGTCGTTGAACTCCCGCACCGTGCGGAGGAAACCCGGTTCGTCGACGCCCTCGAGGTGGCCCGCGAGCTCCTCCACCGAGCCGGCCCTGACCGCGGTCGCATGCGACTGCCGGTACTCGTCCCTGAGCAAACCGGCGACCCGGGCGTCGAAGACCTGCCATGCGAACCGGCCTGGCTGCTCCAGTACCTCGCGGCCGTAGCGCGCGTAGGTGTAGTTCCGGAAGTCCGCGCCCTCGTCGAGGAATCGCTCGCCGCGGGCGTTGACGACGATGCCCAGCGGATAGCTGTGCTTCTGGTAGCGATGCCGGACCTCCAGATTGCCGACTTCGGGCGCGTTCAGGTCCCAGGCGACCGCGTGACAGCCGGTCCACTGTCCGGCGCGCGCCGCGCCGGCTTCGAGCGCCATCCGTATGCCGTCGCCCGTGTTGTAGCGGCTGCCGCGCACCCTGGCCGCTTCCCAACCCTCGCCCAGGTGCTGCCGCCGCCACTCGCGGTTGGCCTCGAACCCGCCGCTGGCCAGCACCACGGCGTCCGCCGGCATGGAACGGACGCCCGACGGTTCGTCGACTTCGACGCCGCGAACCGCCCCACCGTCCATCAGCAGACCGACCGCGCGGTGCTCGTGGAGGATCCCGATGCCGGTCCGCTCCGCCGCCCGCCGCAGCGACGCCACCAGGCCGGGGCCGCCGCCCCGCGCCTGCAGGGTCAGGCCACCCCAGAACCGGCGCTTGCCGTTGACCTCGAACGCCTGACCGGAGTAGAGCGGAACGAACTCCACGCCGAGCCCACGCATCCAGCGCAGCGTGGGACGGCTTCGAGCGACGAGTGCCGCGATCAGAGCCGGGTCGGCCCGCCCGCCGCTCATCCGCTCCAGGTCCCGGAGGAACCGACCCTCCGGGTAGGACCCGAAGTCGCTTGCCCCGACTTCTTCGGCGCTCAGGGGACCGGCCACTTCCTGCAGCTCGTCGAGACCCGAATACGCGAACCGCATCGACGCCATCGTGAACCGGCTGTTGCCGCCGTGCTCCGGCCGGGGCGCACGTTCGAGCACCGTCACCGACGCACCGCTCTCACGCGCCGAAAGCGCGGCGCACAGTGCCGCATTGCCCGCGCCGACGACGACGACATGCCGCTTGACTGCTGCCCGTTCCTCCATGATCTCCCCGCGTCCGGCGCGGAAAGGTAGCGTAGCCCGCCTACTCAGGGAGACTCTCGGCATGGACGATTCGAAGAGCAGCTACGACGTCGCGCACACGAACGGCCGCTTCGCCGGCAAGGTCGCCGTCGTGACCGGCGCCGCAGGCGGCTTTGGCCGGGCGATCGCTCGACGACTCGCCCGCGAGGGCGCCGCCGTGGCGCTCGCGGACATCGACTCATCCAACGGGAAACGGACGACGGCACAACTCGCGAAGCGCGGCGCAAGAGTCCTCTTCGAAACCGTCGACGTCTCGCAGGATGACGACCTGCGCCGACTGATGGAGCGGACCTGCGGCGCGTTCGGCGGCATCGACATCCTGGTGAACAACGCGGGCTACTGCCACCGGGCGAAGCCGCTCTGGGAACTACCCGAGGCGGACTACGACCGCATCTTCGAGGTCAACGTCAAGAGCGTCTATCTGGGCGCCGTGCATGGCGTGCCGCGACTGCTCGAACGCGGCGGTGGCGTGATCGTGAACACCGCCTCGATCGGCGCGGTTCGCCCGCGCCCGCGCCTGACCGCTTACAACGCGACGAAGGGGGCCGTCGTCACGTTGACGCGGGGCCTGGCCTCGGAACTCGCTCCGCACGGCATTCGGGTCAACGCGGTCAACCCGGTCGCCGCCGACACGGACTTCATGAAGGGGCCGTCCGGTGGCCGGCCGCTGGGCGAAAAGGGACGCGAGATCCTCGAGGCGACGATCCCGCTCGGCCGCCTCGCCGAACCGGAGGACGTCGCCGCCGCCGTCGCCTATCTCGCCTCCGACGACGCCGCCTTCCTCACCGGCGTCTGCCTCGACGTCGACGGAGGCCGCAGCATCGGCTGACGACGGTTGCCGGGGCCGCCAGGCTACGGCAACTCGATCGGCCGGCCGCCGACGATCGTGCCGGCCGGAGCGCCGCGCAGCTTCCAGCCCGCGAAGGGCGTGTTGCGCGACTTGCTCTGAAAGGCGGCCGGTTCGACCGCGACTTCGCGGTCCAGGTCGATCAAGGTCACGTCGCCGGGCGAGCCCGGAGCCAGGCTGCCGCCCGGAACGCTCAGAATCCGCGCCGGCGCCACTGAGAGTAATTCGACCAACCGCGGCAGATCGATCACGCCCTGTCCTACCAGCCGGTCCAGGCACAGGCTGAGCGTCGTCTCGAGCCCCACCACGCCGTTCGGCGCGGCCACGAAGTCGAGTTCC
Encoded proteins:
- a CDS encoding SDR family oxidoreductase, which translates into the protein MDDSKSSYDVAHTNGRFAGKVAVVTGAAGGFGRAIARRLAREGAAVALADIDSSNGKRTTAQLAKRGARVLFETVDVSQDDDLRRLMERTCGAFGGIDILVNNAGYCHRAKPLWELPEADYDRIFEVNVKSVYLGAVHGVPRLLERGGGVIVNTASIGAVRPRPRLTAYNATKGAVVTLTRGLASELAPHGIRVNAVNPVAADTDFMKGPSGGRPLGEKGREILEATIPLGRLAEPEDVAAAVAYLASDDAAFLTGVCLDVDGGRSIG
- the tcuA gene encoding FAD-dependent tricarballylate dehydrogenase TcuA yields the protein MEERAAVKRHVVVVGAGNAALCAALSARESGASVTVLERAPRPEHGGNSRFTMASMRFAYSGLDELQEVAGPLSAEEVGASDFGSYPEGRFLRDLERMSGGRADPALIAALVARSRPTLRWMRGLGVEFVPLYSGQAFEVNGKRRFWGGLTLQARGGGPGLVASLRRAAERTGIGILHEHRAVGLLMDGGAVRGVEVDEPSGVRSMPADAVVLASGGFEANREWRRQHLGEGWEAARVRGSRYNTGDGIRMALEAGAARAGQWTGCHAVAWDLNAPEVGNLEVRHRYQKHSYPLGIVVNARGERFLDEGADFRNYTYARYGREVLEQPGRFAWQVFDARVAGLLRDEYRQSHATAVRAGSVEELAGHLEGVDEPGFLRTVREFNDAVRRDVPFDPSVRDGRSTRGLDPEKSNWANPLEQPPFEAYAVTCGITFTFGGLSVDARARVLDEAGGALPGLFAAGELVGGLFYDNYPGGSGLTAGAVFGRMAGAGAAGRDG
- a CDS encoding carboxypeptidase regulatory-like domain-containing protein, which codes for MTDLKHSLRGFLFPVLGLLVVASAGCGGDAGSDPPPEPAAEAPPTEPLGSSTIAGAVRYDGDLPRLQPLNMDADPACAAKHTEPVFPETLDVDEQAGLANVLVYVADNLPPGPYPLAEPPVIDQVGCRYTPHVAGIMVGQELLVLNSDELLHNVHSLSEVNAPFNRAMPGAIKRATFSFTDEEPAFRIKCDVHPWMSTYLAVFDHPYFAVTGTDGSFEIPGLPAGTYTIEAWHERLGTMRSGVTLLDGLTATVDLTFAQPESPAAQ
- a CDS encoding HAD family phosphatase, with protein sequence MEYRAVIFDLGGVVFGSPLHAIRRYELENGIEENFVNRLVVSAGPAGSWQRMERGELVMGPEFFAAFDRDVEAADPAVAGRFSAEDMMAAIAEESMARPRMVEAIRRLRAEGYTVAALTNNWVSEEEREPKNAEDAAMRAEVRALFHDYVESSVVGLRKPDPAIYELACSRLGVEPREAVFLDDIGSNLKTARALGMTTIKVDDPDEALAELWRTLES
- a CDS encoding M23 family metallopeptidase, which gives rise to MADRRPGGNYSLWEIQVHGPRGNVRYMRVTKLRLQLVVSLTVVFLAYFVNAVAAAPTLVGLELFRADEVELVEARLRVGERFEALTGRYEEMRAVASDLDDRLCKVVLAYGVEGAAAACGLPVDLGIAPGATISAEETREVREAIEEDVEGVIGRLAGRLEAAVGVETERPDLVQFTPSASPLRGDDFVLVAPFGETTNRVTSVAEFHHGIDLAAPAGAPVRATAAGRVTFAGRGTALGPAWRRYGRMLGIRHGDGFITVYGHLEETEVRAGQRVERGQRIGTVGMTGWSVEPNLHYGILRRRNDGSYEPVDPRIHILDYRWRDEQALVSGVAPAPDGFPPLPRTLLR